One region of Streptomyces davaonensis JCM 4913 genomic DNA includes:
- a CDS encoding protein-L-isoaspartate O-methyltransferase family protein: MNAPAEVGSLRPSADGPRQHVGDAFSCDRRQDFAPAVIRTHRGGRWRRVDRTKNAGEWGKFVHRDEMLVFDVDDGQEGGPGIVTGAIPTVQDVAARLAAFAPAPGMAAVAEVGADCGWTAALLSHHVQGGRVVTLADTERLADVARQHLQRYSQVQVVSGAGTVALGPVASFDGLLSHRAVRRVPWEWITLVRPGGQLCVPVRTGLSGSGTLLALRVARDGLSATGRFLAGPSMQALWLREQRPGEGTLIDSPKAPRASAARGSTRAPLWPAARLFAGLLHPDLRMQLVRGTAQFEAEVADRLRLHDHQASRAVIFLWDPGSVYEWGPRDLGTVLFDALAQWHAAGEPKLGQMGVTITESEHTLWLGAPDGPSWRLPHLHRFGGGAEHHAS; this comes from the coding sequence ATGAACGCCCCCGCAGAGGTCGGCAGCCTGCGGCCGAGCGCTGACGGCCCCCGCCAGCATGTGGGGGACGCCTTCTCCTGTGACCGCCGCCAGGACTTCGCACCCGCCGTGATCCGCACGCACCGCGGTGGTCGCTGGCGCAGGGTGGACCGGACCAAGAACGCGGGCGAATGGGGGAAGTTCGTCCACCGCGACGAGATGCTCGTCTTCGATGTGGACGACGGGCAGGAGGGCGGCCCCGGCATCGTCACGGGCGCGATCCCGACCGTCCAGGACGTCGCAGCGCGCTTGGCCGCGTTCGCTCCTGCGCCGGGGATGGCCGCCGTTGCCGAAGTCGGCGCGGACTGCGGGTGGACGGCAGCCTTGTTATCCCATCATGTCCAGGGCGGTCGGGTCGTCACGCTCGCCGACACAGAACGCCTCGCCGATGTGGCACGGCAACACCTGCAGCGCTACTCGCAGGTGCAGGTGGTGAGCGGAGCGGGGACCGTGGCGCTGGGGCCTGTCGCGTCATTCGACGGGCTCCTGTCCCATCGCGCCGTGCGCCGTGTTCCCTGGGAGTGGATCACCCTCGTTCGCCCCGGTGGCCAGCTGTGTGTTCCGGTGCGCACCGGTCTCAGCGGCTCCGGCACGCTGCTCGCCTTACGGGTAGCGAGGGACGGGCTGTCGGCCACTGGTCGCTTCCTTGCCGGTCCGTCGATGCAGGCGTTGTGGCTGCGCGAGCAGCGCCCTGGCGAAGGGACCCTAATCGACTCGCCGAAGGCCCCGCGGGCTTCGGCGGCCCGGGGCTCGACCCGGGCGCCGCTGTGGCCCGCGGCACGGCTTTTCGCCGGTCTGCTCCACCCAGACCTGCGGATGCAGCTGGTGCGGGGCACCGCGCAGTTCGAGGCAGAGGTCGCCGACCGTCTCCGTCTTCATGACCATCAGGCGTCGCGGGCCGTGATCTTCCTCTGGGACCCCGGCAGCGTCTACGAGTGGGGGCCGCGTGATCTCGGCACCGTCTTGTTCGACGCGCTCGCTCAGTGGCACGCGGCCGGAGAACCGAAGCTCGGACAGATGGGTGTGACGATCACGGAATCCGAGCACACCCTGTGGCTTGGCGCACCCGACGGCCCCTCCTGGCGGCTGCCCCACCTCCACAGGTTCGGTGGCGGGGCGGAACATCATGCGTCCTGA
- a CDS encoding LuxR C-terminal-related transcriptional regulator encodes MPAPDGTITPSLSPQEREALLGIARGKTTAETAADMGVSERTVNTHILRIGGKLGTLECAAMVELAYQQHHLDVPDPVDHVVSLPAEQRSILNGLAGGKTIEQIAADEQRPLSDVRRDARRMLRTLGASSAPYAVTRGWQFGLLGPTANPERSRDVAAVAGSA; translated from the coding sequence ATGCCGGCCCCGGACGGGACCATCACGCCGTCGCTGTCCCCCCAAGAGCGGGAGGCCCTGCTGGGCATCGCCCGGGGAAAGACGACTGCAGAGACGGCAGCCGACATGGGCGTGTCCGAGAGAACCGTCAATACGCACATCCTCCGGATCGGCGGGAAACTCGGGACCCTCGAATGCGCCGCCATGGTGGAACTCGCCTACCAGCAGCACCACTTGGACGTCCCCGACCCTGTGGACCACGTGGTCAGTCTGCCCGCTGAGCAGCGTTCGATCCTCAATGGACTCGCGGGTGGCAAGACCATCGAGCAGATTGCGGCCGACGAGCAGCGTCCGCTGTCCGACGTGCGCAGGGACGCGCGGCGCATGCTACGCACGCTGGGCGCCTCCTCGGCCCCGTACGCGGTCACGCGCGGCTGGCAGTTCGGCCTCCTCGGCCCGACGGCGAATCCCGAGCGCTCCCGCGATGTCGCTGCTGTGGCAGGTTCGGCATGA
- a CDS encoding SAM-dependent methyltransferase: MRPDHPMRLSRTDSPDGVPINSLAGPSSARIHNYLLGGRDNYARDREVALQATGKMPFLENAVRRERLYVLLMVQALAIAGIRQLVDFGCGMPLPPNPVDVITRVHPTARVVCIDSDALVHVHTSALLNASAPAKVAHLRADIREPESVLASQEVLETINWRKPVILLFGGVLHHIDNPPARPLGVLVNQYKEVAAPGSALVITHATADFADRPARRAAQTMTAAGCPVYPRTKEQITPLFDDWQLVPPGLAQPQAMALEYPVPQQAASYAGMARKETVHG; encoded by the coding sequence ATGCGTCCTGACCACCCGATGCGCCTCTCCCGCACCGACTCACCTGACGGGGTACCGATCAACTCGCTGGCCGGGCCGTCGAGCGCTCGGATCCACAACTATCTGCTCGGTGGGCGGGACAATTACGCCCGAGACCGTGAAGTGGCCCTCCAGGCGACCGGCAAGATGCCGTTCTTGGAGAACGCCGTACGCCGCGAGCGCCTGTATGTGCTGTTGATGGTGCAGGCCCTGGCGATCGCCGGCATCCGGCAATTGGTCGACTTTGGCTGCGGCATGCCCCTTCCCCCCAACCCCGTGGATGTCATCACCCGAGTCCACCCGACCGCGCGCGTCGTGTGTATCGACAGCGACGCCCTAGTCCACGTCCACACCAGCGCCCTGTTGAACGCCAGCGCGCCGGCCAAGGTCGCACACCTGCGGGCCGACATCCGCGAGCCCGAGTCCGTCCTGGCCTCGCAGGAAGTCCTGGAGACGATCAACTGGCGCAAGCCCGTAATTCTGTTGTTCGGTGGCGTGCTTCACCACATTGACAACCCGCCCGCTCGCCCCCTGGGGGTGCTCGTCAACCAGTACAAGGAGGTCGCCGCTCCGGGCAGCGCGCTCGTGATCACGCATGCCACGGCCGACTTCGCCGACAGGCCCGCACGCAGGGCTGCCCAGACCATGACGGCCGCCGGCTGCCCGGTATATCCGCGGACGAAGGAGCAGATCACTCCGTTGTTCGACGACTGGCAGCTCGTTCCCCCAGGGCTGGCCCAGCCACAAGCGATGGCCCTGGAATATCCGGTCCCCCAGCAGGCCGCGTCCTACGCCGGCATGGCCCGGAAGGAGACAGTGCATGGCTGA
- a CDS encoding phosphotransferase enzyme family protein — protein MAEQCKLAPGSFRAVDMPQLAVPSIDLITSGNGHPGVAVTDAGRHVCTPGEHRAQALHTSPPSSARYHSAVDGRLVRHRARVDAALPYCRWAMNASTDPARGGSAPDETEFVRTTLVHGYGLQAVQVTRVPAGTDTVNFRVVLDDERQVFVKAMRPGADEREVRTAAHVASFARGGGLPVPQMWLGRDGVPFVRCSGRLLTVQEYVDGTPASARALTVAQAEELGSVIGRLHRRLARYPGPLPVLSARWWTPEGMNRFDDQYQQLRAALARHSDDTASTHLEMLEQRREDLLTHAVTLRAGFPATPARQPLHADLTTPNVLMNHSHRVAAVIDFYARTGPAAWEVGRIALDPRTVAGDTNWMPVTLALIAAYHEENPYLPGADLVASLRMALVHALHSLFGLYEHYLTPEAYEVGDVLRYWEQRHIMTRRVLDRLDPLEEQIKTAVGER, from the coding sequence ATGGCTGAGCAGTGCAAGCTGGCGCCTGGCTCGTTCCGAGCGGTGGACATGCCGCAGCTGGCCGTTCCCTCGATAGACTTGATCACGTCCGGAAACGGGCACCCGGGCGTCGCGGTCACTGACGCTGGACGTCATGTCTGCACTCCCGGAGAACACCGTGCCCAAGCCCTGCACACGTCGCCGCCCTCATCCGCCCGTTACCACTCGGCAGTTGACGGTCGGCTCGTACGACACCGCGCCCGCGTCGACGCAGCCCTGCCCTATTGCAGGTGGGCGATGAACGCTTCGACGGATCCGGCTCGCGGCGGTAGCGCACCGGACGAGACCGAGTTCGTGCGCACCACGCTGGTCCACGGGTACGGGCTGCAGGCGGTGCAGGTGACGCGGGTGCCGGCCGGAACGGACACGGTCAATTTCCGCGTGGTGCTCGACGACGAACGGCAGGTTTTCGTCAAGGCCATGAGGCCGGGCGCCGACGAGCGGGAAGTCCGTACAGCAGCACATGTGGCCAGCTTCGCCCGCGGTGGGGGCCTGCCGGTGCCCCAGATGTGGCTCGGCCGCGACGGCGTGCCTTTCGTCCGCTGCTCCGGCCGCCTCCTCACGGTTCAGGAGTACGTCGATGGCACGCCCGCTTCGGCCAGGGCTCTGACCGTCGCGCAGGCCGAGGAACTCGGCAGTGTGATCGGGAGGCTTCACCGCCGCCTGGCCCGCTACCCCGGTCCGCTGCCGGTCCTGTCCGCGCGCTGGTGGACGCCAGAGGGCATGAACCGGTTCGACGACCAGTACCAGCAGCTTCGAGCCGCCCTCGCCCGGCACAGCGACGACACAGCTTCGACCCACCTGGAGATGCTGGAGCAGCGGCGGGAGGACCTACTCACCCACGCTGTCACCCTGCGCGCCGGCTTCCCTGCCACCCCAGCACGTCAGCCGCTGCATGCCGATCTGACCACGCCGAACGTGCTGATGAATCACAGCCACCGGGTGGCAGCAGTGATCGACTTCTACGCCCGCACGGGCCCAGCGGCCTGGGAGGTCGGCCGGATCGCCCTGGACCCGCGGACCGTGGCCGGCGACACGAACTGGATGCCTGTCACCCTCGCCCTGATCGCTGCCTACCACGAGGAGAACCCGTACCTTCCCGGCGCGGACCTGGTCGCGAGCCTCCGCATGGCCCTCGTGCACGCGCTGCATTCGCTGTTCGGTCTGTACGAGCACTACCTCACCCCGGAGGCGTACGAAGTCGGTGATGTCCTGCGCTATTGGGAGCAGCGGCACATCATGACCCGGCGCGTGCTCGACCGCCTGGATCCGTTGGAGGAGCAGATCAAAACGGCGGTGGGAGAGCGATGA